One Helianthus annuus cultivar XRQ/B chromosome 12, HanXRQr2.0-SUNRISE, whole genome shotgun sequence genomic region harbors:
- the LOC110893149 gene encoding tabersonine-19-hydroxy-O-acetyltransferase: MYTACRKYMASSMEIISKEIIKPSSPTPNNLKTFKLSLLDQLTLHSHTAILLLYKSQHINNSDILNFFLSKTLTKYYPFAGRLEKDGITVDCGDHGVVFVEAKILGCRLSEFHAYPRCGMEVTIDISHKVVDGCMMAAFLNDWAATAHGEVRPPPMILAASIPSLDLGYMMPDIVINKAKTCVTKRFVFGAQKIGLLKQSVSGFVETPTKGELITTVLYRCVVTSSMEKMGCFTNSNLIELLKKEMKELHDGGDGQNLHDWLLSVRESAKNAKELFGHVNVYRCSDVHNAPYYQTNFGWGTPRWVTVPYLLVRNMFILLNTPDGDEIEAMVTLEEGHMKLC, translated from the exons ATGTATACTGCTTGTAGAAAATATATGGCTTCTTCAATGGAGATAATTTCAAAAGAAATCATCAAGCCTTCATCTCCAACCCCTAATAATCTCAAAACGTTTAAACTCTCATTGCTTGATCAATTAACCTTGCATTCCCACACCGCAATCTTGCTTTTATATAAGTCCCAACATATTAACAATAGTgatattttgaatttttttttgtctAAAACCTTAACAAAATACTACCCGTTTGCCGGTAGACTCGAAAAAGATGGCATCACGGTCGATTGTGGCGATCATGGTGTTGTTTTTGTGGAAGCAAAGATTCTTGGGTGTAGGTTATCCGAGTTCCATGCATATCCCAG GTGTGGAATGGAGGTAACGATTGATATATCTCATAAGGTTGTAGATGGATGTATGATGGCTGCTTTTTTAAATGACTGGGCTGCCACTGCACATGGCGAAGTTAGACCGCCGCCTATGATCCTAGCTGCATCAATTCCAAGTTTGGATCTTGGATACATGATGCCGGATATTGTGATCAACAAGGCTAAAACTTGTGTTACTAAAAGGTTTGTGTTTGGTGCACAAAAGATAGGTTTGTTGAAACAATCTGTATCAGGGTTTGTGGAAACCCCAACAAAAGGTGAACTTATAACCACAGTTCTTTACAGATGTGTGGTTACTTCATCAATGGAAAAAATGGGTTGTTTCACCAACTCAAATCTGATTGAGCTG TTGAAGAAagaaatgaaagaactccacgaTGGTGGGGATGGTCAGAATCTACATGATTGGTTGTTAAGTGTTAGAGAATCGGCAAAGAATGCAAAGGAATTGTTTGGTCATGTTAATGTTTACAGGTGCAGTGATGTACACAATGCGCCTTATTACCAAACAAATTTCGGGTGGGGAACTCCGAGATGGGTTACAGTTCCATATTTGTTGGTGAGGAACATGTTCATCTTATTAAACACACCAGATGGAGATGAGATTGAAGCAATGGTGACTCTTGAAGAAGGACACATGAAACTGTGTTAG